From a single Syngnathus scovelli strain Florida chromosome 2, RoL_Ssco_1.2, whole genome shotgun sequence genomic region:
- the chl1a gene encoding cell adhesion molecule L1-like a isoform X4: MRQAGSLHFVLLLALSTEATSLNIPPEVEQLPTIIFHTTGPIVALPYDNNVTIRCEAKGNPPPEYRWTKDDLDFIPPQSATIRSDQLATDGTFVLQNKSLSRFQGKYRCYASNKLGTAMTEPIELIVLSMPKFPKETIEPIVVEEGQPFVLRCNPPKGVPPRKIHWMSIGLQHIQQDERVSMGTDGSLYFSHALQKDSRQDYCCFADFLRIRTIVHKPAMAVEVTPWTPANKFADSRHVSPPVRTPSLLLPSGVQTEKVLLKGAELQLECVPGGNPTPKIEWMKMGDKLTTRAKLDNYGKLLTIAAVEESDEGKYMCLAKNSAGKASHYFDVIVEEPPKWLTAPPHSQLTVISSDVHIKCSVSGKPQPDIVWRKNGHIFEDDPLNNKRVLDDTLVLHNAMPDDSGVYQCEAASRHGVVLANINIMVMNMAPLILTADYLEYAVIRGKDVAMNCSAFGSPPPTMSWAKDETLATIEGERFVALQNGSLQISSVEKNDSSKYVCVADNSEGKTSITAVLAVKDPTHIVNGPQDMQVISGTTAQLTCQANYDKSLEDSFQLSWIKDGENMTFSIEEDSRYFLGDGMLQIINVNLNDEGVYTCMARTRLDEANVSAILTVLDVPDAPQNIEISELENQRHIRLTWVPGSDHNSSIIEFVVEYEESQWEPGKWKVLHKIPGNQATAELALHGHLNYQFRVYAENAVGPGPPSEPTERYKTPPAAPDRNPENIKIEGHQPHQMDISWEPLLPVEHNGPGLEYKVSYRKLAVDDTWTEHMIKRHSFVVRNTSTFIPYEIKIQSRNSLGWGPEPKIATGYSGEDVPTAAPRDVAVELINTTALRVSWTPVPPATVRGHLRGYHVHWLRKRSFLNPDRILAERHTLSFPGKRTHAIVPSLDAFSEYSLTVNVFNKKGNGPSSDPVTFTTPEGVPGPVPILTTSNAQKESIRLVWGPPLVVNGILTGYLLQYYLINETTKEALDSREINITGPDTTHWQLEGLEEGSLYRFHLSACTRVGCGPPLAQESSIVTPAPEASVHSNHNCSLSFPRLIPGRATHLPSLVPGLLNISSYVSDTYAKISWTAREEQQDSQLYVAYMNNRDGNWRISEAVNTSRRFHVIDGLKPGTVYTVRLMAKTLLDNASIFEDVIHTQVKGVAGRQRNISTKGWLIGTMCAAAFFTLVVLTVCFMRRNQGGKYAVKEKEDHPDEESQSMNNDTFCEYSKPSVHELYEDEPRRHFSTFRHEIG, encoded by the exons atgaggcaggcagggagcctCCACTTTGTTCTGCTGCTGGCTCTGAGCACTGAGGCCACAAGCCTCAATATCCCCCCTGAAG TGGAGCAGCTTCCCACTATTATATTTCACACGACGGGTCCCATAGTTGCCCTTCCTTACGACAACAACGTGACAATCAGGTGTGAAGCAAAGGGAAACCCTCCCCCAGA ATACAGATGGACAAAAGATGATCTCGACTTTATTCCTCCCCAATCTGCAACTATCAGAAGTGACCAACTTGCCACGGATGGTACTTTTGTGCTTCAAAACAAAAGCCTTTCTCGATTTCAGGGTAAATATCGATGCTATGCTTCCAACAAGCTGGGAACCGCCATGACGGAGCCAATTGAGCTGATAGTACTGA GTATGCCGAAATTTCCAAAGGAGACGATTGAACCAATTGTTGTTGAGGAAGGACAACCTTTCGTCCTGCGGTGTAACCCTCCAAAAGGCGTTCCCCCAAGAAAGATCCACTGGATGTCCATTG GTCTGCAGCACATTCAGCAGGATGAGAGGGTTTCCATGGGCACTGACGGCAGCCTGTACTTCTCTCATGCCTTACAGAAAGACAGTCGTCAGGACTACTGCTGCTTTGCCGACTTTCTTCGCATACGCACAATTGTCCACAAACCCGCTATGGCTGTTGAGGTCACTCCAT GGACACCAGCGAATAAATTTGCTGACAGCAGACACGTCA GCCCCCCTGTGAGAACACCCAGCCTTTTGCTGCCCTCTGGTGTCCAGACAGAGAAAGTGCTGTTGAAAGGAGCTGAACTTCAGCTTGAGTGTGTGCCAGGGGGAAA TCCCACTCCGAAGATAGAATGGATGAAGATGGGAGACAAGCTTACCACTCGAGCAAAATTGGACAACTATGGAAAATTATTGACCATCGCTGCAGTAGAGGAAAGTGATGAGGGCAAATACATGTGCTTAGCCAAAAACTCAGCTGGAAAGGCTTCCCACTACTTTGACGTCATAGTAGAAG AGCCTCCAAAGTGGCTGACAGCACCGCCTCATAGCCAGCTGACTGTGATCAGCTCTGATGTGCACATCAAGTGCTCGGTCAGCGGGAAACCACAACCAGACATTGTGTGGAGAAAGAATGGACACATTTTTGAAG ATGACCCCTTGAACAACAAACGAGTGCTTGATGACACACTGGTGCTCCACAACGCCATGCCAGATGACAGTGGTGTATACCAGTGTGAAGCAGCCAGCAGACATGGCGTTGTCCTGGCCAACATTAACATCATGGTCATGA ATATGGCTCCTCTGATTCTGACCGCGGACTACCTCGAGTACGCAGTGATACGTGGCAAAGATGTGGCCATGAACTGTAGTGCTTTTGGCTCGCCACCTCCCACTATGTCTTG GGCCAAAGATGAGACTCTAGCAACCATTGAGGGAGAAAGATTTGTTGCCCTTCAGAACGGGTCATTACAAATCTCCAGTGTAGAGAAGAACGACAGCAGCAAATACGTCTGTGTTGCAGATAACAGCGAGGGCAAGACATCTATCACAGCTGTTCTGGCAGTGAAAG ACCCCACACACATTGTCAATGGACCTCAGGACATGCAGGTCATCAGTGGAACCACAGCCCAGTTGACGTGTCAGGCCAATTATGATAAAAGTCTGGAGGACTCCTTTCAGTTGTCTTGGATCAAGGATGGAGAGAATATGACATTTTCCATCGAGGAAGATTCCAG GTACTTTTTGGGTGATGGCATGCTGCAGATTATAAACGTGAACCTGAATGATGAGGGCGTATACACATGCATGGCCAGAACACGTCTGGATGAGGCCAATGTTTCTGCAATTCTCACGGTGCTCG ATGTTCCTGATGCCCCGCAAAATATAGAGATAAGTGAACTTGAGAATCAGAGACATATCCGTTTGACTTGGGTACCTGGCAGTGATCACAACAGTTCCATTATAG AATTCGTTGTGGAGTATGAGGAGAGCCAATGGGAGCCAGGCAAGTGGAAAGTGCTCCACAAAATCCCTGGTAACCAGGCAACAGCCGAGCTGGCACTCCACGGACATCTTAATTACCAGTTCAGAGTGTACGCAGAGAACGCTGTTGGACCTGGCCCCCCCAGTGAGCCCACTGAGCGCTACAAAACCCCCCCAGCGG CTCCTGATAGGAACCCAGAAAACATTAAAATCGAAGGCCACCAACCTCATCAAATGGACATCAGCTGGGAG ccactgctgcctgttgaacaCAATGGCCCAGGCCTGGAGTACAAAGTGAGCTACAGGAAACTTGCTGTGGACGACACCTGGACAGAACACATGATCAAAAGACACTCCTTTGTTGTGAGGAACACATCAACGTTCATCCCATACGAGATCAAAATTCAGAGCAGGAACAGCCTTGGCTGGGGACCGGAGCCTAAAATTGCTACAGGTTATTCTGGAGAAGATG TTCCCACCGCTGCGCCACGGGATGTTGCAGTGGAGCTGATTAACACGACTGCGCTGAGAGTAAGCTGGACCCCGGTTCCGCCTGCCACAGTGAGAGGTCATCTGAGGGGGTACCAT GTTCACTGGCTGAGGAAGCGAAGTTTCCTGAATCCTGACAGGATCTTGGCTGAGCGCCACACGCTGTCATTTCCTGGGAAGAGGACTCATGCCATTGTGCCCAGCCTTGACGCCTTCTCAGAGTATTCCCTCACTGTCAACGTCTTCAACAAGAAGGGAAATGGACCTAGTAGTGACCCAGTCACCTTCACCACTCCAGAAGGAG TTCCAGGGCCAGTGCCCATTCTGACTACCTCCAATGCCCAGAAAGAGTCCATCCGGCTTGTATGGGGTCCACCACTGGTGGTAAACGGCATCCTGACTGGCTACCTCCTACAGTACTACCTCA TTAATGAGACCACAAAGGAGGCGCTCGATTCCCGGGAAATAAACATCACAGGGCCCGACACCACCCACTGGCAGCTGGAGGGCTTAGAAGAGGGCAGCCTCTACCGCTTCCACCTCAGTGCCTGCACTCGGGTAGGGTGTGGACCTCCACTTGCGCAGGAGAGCAGCATTGTCACTCCAGCAC CTGAGGCTTCTGTTCATAGCA ACCACAACTGCTCTCTTTCCTTTCCTCGCTTGATCCCAGGCCGTGCTACTCATCTTCCTTCTTTAG TTCCAGGCCTGTTGAACATAAGCTCTTACGTGAGCGACACCTATGCCAAAATCAGCTGGACTGCGAGGGAGGAGCAGCAGGACTCGCAGCTTTACGTGGCTTATATGAACAACC GTGATGGTAACTGGCGAATATCCGAGGCGGTAAACACGTCTCGACGCTTCCACGTAATTGACGGGCTCAAACCGGGGACGGTGTACACAGTGCGCCTCATGGCCAAGACTTTGCTCGATAACGCTAGCATTTTCGAAGACGTTATCCACACGCAAGTCAAAG GCGTAGCAGGCCGTCAAAGAAACATATCTACAAAGGGCTGGTTGATCGGGACTATGTGTGCTGCAGCGTTCTTCACGCTCGTTGTCCTCACCGTGTGCTTTATGCGGAGGAACCAAGGTGGCAAGTATGCAG TGAAAGAGAAGGAAGACCACCCTGATGAGGAGTCACAATCCATGAATAATGACACCTTTTGTGAATACAG CAAACCTTCCGTTCACGAGCTTTACGAGGATGAGCCTAGAagacacttttcaactttccgtcATGAAATTGGCTAG